CCGGGAGGATAGTTTTTAATGACAAGTACGGCTACAGCAGGGAGGGAAGTCTGTATGGGTGCCGTAATGCTCGGGTATGCACCAGGGCATTGATGTAGATTTTAGGTGGCGGTGGGCATAAAGATGCGGCAGGAGCAACTATTGGGGAGAATTTCACTAAGGCTAAAAGTATTTTGCTGAAAGAAGCAAGTTTGTATTTGAACCAGCAGTGTATGGATGACATGAAGCAGAAGATGGAGAAGGAGCTTAAAGAGTTAAATACTCTCAGTAAGAAGATGGATTATGCTGAGTCATTGGTTTTGCCACAGCTTACTGTAGCTCTGGAAGAAAATGGTAAGGCTCTGCCGATCTTGGCTATAATAGAAAATCTTGGCAAGGTGTTTTTTCAGGCAAATTGTGTGGTGAAACTGCAACTGCTATCGCGAGATATTTTTGCCTGCGCTTGCCTAGAAGAGCTTTTAAGAACTGTGCTTTTAGATGAAAAGATATTGGAGATTGAGCTTTTGAACTGTGGAAAAACCATGCCAGGGTTAAAAGTTATGAGCTTGTTGCAGGCTAATGATGTTTCTGTCAGTTTAATTCATGTTGAGGGTGAAGTATATCATCGCGATTTATTTGAAGTCCTGAAGGACAATAATATTGCGGTCAAGTGTGTTTTCCCGGATATCCGCGTGGAAGAAGCTGCTGCTAGAAATAGCTTGAATAGCTTAGTTTTGACGGGAGATAAGCTCTATCGTGTCCCTGAAGCTGAAATTGGTAAAATAGCTTTTGACAGTGTCGATGATTATTTTATAGGCAGTCTTGAAGGTTCTTTGAAAGCTAAGCTTATGGAGGATGTGAGCAAGGAGATGAAGGCATGAGGCCTTATGAAAAAGTTATGAATATAAGTCCGGTGATAAAGGAAAATTTCTTTGTACTGGACAGTGAAAATATGCATGAGACAAAAACCTGCCTCTATGGATACTGCATCCAGGATGGGAAGATATGTGATGGCAGAGATGAGAATCCTGAGCAGGTTAGCCCGGATGGGGTCTATGTCCATATCTGCAGAAAGGGTTCAAAACTGATTATCTCCCAGGACTACAGCGGAAGTTTTGGTTTGTACCTGTATCAAAGAGAAGGATATTTTGCCCTCTCGAATTCTTTCATGTATTTGGCAGAGTGGTTGAAATCAAAGGAAAAGCTTCATGTGAATATGGACTATGTCATGTCCATGTTCGCCTTTGACCTGTGCTCCCTTTCTGTGGAGGAAACACCGCTGCAGGAAATCAAGATGCTGCCCAGGAATGCCAGAGTGTTCATTGACATTGAGAAGAAGGCTCTGTCCATAGAACGGCTTGACTATCAGGAAGAATCTGTGCCTATTGACAGCGAGCAGGGTATGAGGATCCTTGATGCGTGGTATGAGAAATGGACAAGCCTCATCAGGAAACTTAAACGCAGGACTAACAACATCAGCGTAGACCTTAGTGGTGGTTTTGATTCGCGTATTACGTTTGCCCTCTTTGCTGCTGCAGGCATCAATCTTGATGAGGTGAGGATTGATTCTATCCACGATGATTTGCATACCCATAAAGAAGATTATGAAATCGCTTCAGAAATAGCTGCTTTTTATCATACAAGGCTTAATCAGAATTCTTTTGCCGGAAATAGCAGGAGCTATACCCTGGAAGAGGTCAAGGATATTTCCTTTTATACAAAACTGGGCTTCCATAAGGAGATGTATTTCCAATACAGAGAGCATGAACAGCCCATCTTTGCTTTTGGCGGATCTGGCGGAGATACGCTTCGTGATTACTGGAATATGACTCCCGAAGAATTAATCAAGTGGCAAAGTGATTTGGGAAATGTCTATGTAGTTGATGAGGTAAGGAAAGCGGCAGAGAGAATTCTGGAACGCGGTTTTCAAAGCTTATGCCATGACTACGGCTATGCGAAGGATGACCCTAAGGCTGCCATGCGCTTGTATATGGAGTCCAGGTCTAGGAATCATTTTGGTAAAGCTGCGGTGGAAAGCTACGTTTCTAATGTATGTAAATTAATGCCTCTGTTGGATAAAAATCTGCATATGCTGCGCACGGATGAAAGAGATGGCGGGGATAAGAATTTCCTATTCCTGCTGATTTTGGCCAGATATGCAAACGAACTGCTGGACTTCAAGCTGGAGGGCAATCGTTCCTTTGCTTTGGGGACACTGGAAGTAGCCAGGGAAATCTCCCGGAAATACCCTCGCAAGGATGCTGAGCATGAGATTGTGTCCTTGGAAGTGTCTGTTGCTCCAGATAGGAAAAATGTAGAGCAATCAGTTGCATATGTGAAGTATGAAGACATACATAACGAAATACTGGGTAGTTTCCTGTCGGAAGAATTCAGGCACAGGTTCATGCATATTTTTTCGGAAGATATATATGCCTTTGCTCGGCAATTCGAGAGAAAACAGAAATTTTTTCCACTGAAATACATCTACGGCATCCTGGCGGCAGACTATGCGCTGCAGGTTGCGCAGGCCGGGGAGAAATTGCTAGATGGTACATTGACGGAGGACTATGTGACGCGGGGGGGGGAACATACCTTCTTTGCAGCTTGATTACAGGAGCGCTGTGCTTAAATCCTTCTTGTCACTGTTTTTCCTGGCCAGGATAGATTTGAAGAATTCAGGACATGATGCCAATGGTTTGCTCTTTGAGAAAACAGATGGCTGCAAGATAAAGATGCCCCAATGGTTCCAGCAAGATGGCACCGGCTATCAATTGGAAAGTTCCGAGCAGTCGCTGAAGCTGACTTTCAGATGCCAGGGCAAGGGTACGTTGAATATTTGGTTGCGGGGACTTGATGTGCGTGACAGCCACAGGTCATCCATTCCCCTGTATGTTGACTATACATATTTTGCTCTCAACGGAGAGGTTTTACTTAATAAATCAACTCCCATCTGGCACGACAAGCCGTTTGTGGTCAGCAGGGCTGTGCGAGACGGCGATGAGTATACTATGGAAATCCGTTGGGAACCTCATGGCTGCAGCAAGGCCGAGCTTTTGGAAATGATAGAGAAACTTCTGGTTGACCATGAAGCACATTTTGGTGTTGTGAATCTGGCAAAATTATGATGAACTATTTGTGATTCCTATGGAGGCGGTTTGATGATGAGTGGAAATGCAACTCAGTGCGAATTTATCAAGGAGAATTTCTTTTTCCTTGATTCCACGGCATTGGATAAGGTTGAATCGAAGTTATATGGCTATGTGATAGATGGTGACCAAGTTTCCATGGGGAATTCGGCAAGTGACTCTGCGGGGTATTCTGGGAAGGACGGGGCATTTGTTTATGTGAATCGCCAAGGGAATGAGATTACCATTACCCAGGACTTCATGGGATGTTATGGCATATATGTTTTCCAGAAGGAAGGTTATTTTGCTGTTTCAAACTCATTCCAGCTGATGGCCAATAAGCTGAAAAAGCTGTTCCCTTTGACCTTGAATCGGGATTATGCTAACCATCTGCTGGTGAGGACGGTTTCCTCTGTGTCCATGGAAGGAACATTGATAAATGAGATTAGACTGCTTCCTAAGAATACCAGGATAAGGATAGATGTGGCAAACTCTGTGATGAAAATAGAGGAGTTTGATGAACATGAATTGTCAGTTCCCATTGATTCCAAAGAAGGTATTGAGTTATTGGATCAATGGTATGATAAATGGGTAAATATCATTCGTAATCTGAAGAAGAAAACGAATAACATTGAGGTTGGCCTGAGTGGGGGGAAGGATTCCCGTATAACATTTTGTTTATTTTTGACTTCAGATGCTGACTTGAGAGAGTTGACGATAAAAAGTTTGAAAGATGGACTTCATACACATAAAGAAGATCTTGAAATAGCAACTGATATGTCAAAGCAATACGATTTTCCATTGAATGTCAATACAATATCAAGAAATCTTAGTCCTTACACATTGGAAGAAAGTATGGATATTTCTGCAATGACGATGCTGGGATTTCATAAAGAGATGCACTTTAAGGATGCAAGTTATGAAAAAACATTGTATAAATTTACGGGGAGTGGCGGTGAAGCTCTTAGAGGAGATTGGAGCATGGAGCTGCCGGCATTTCTTGAGAGATCAAGGAAAATAGCAGAATGGTATACTACTCCAGATCTTAGTCAATCGACGGAAAAAATCATCAAAGATTCTTGTAAAATGATAGCGAAACAAATTAATTGTCCTGATGAGACCTCATTTAAAGTTGTTGCGAAACTTTATGAAGAAACATATAGCCGACATCATTTTGGCAAGGCTACAGTGGAATCTTTATCTGCAAATATTGTAACTATGATGCCGTTGATGGATTCCTTGCTTTATAAGCTGAATACAATTAATGAGAAAAATAAGGATATGGAACTAATTTTTGTCCTTATATTGGATAGATACTGCAAGAGTCTGTTGGATGTAAGAATAAATGGAGGTAGAAAATATAAGAAAGAAACCATAGAGTATGCGAGATATTTGAATGAAAAATATCCATTTCAGAAAAGAAATAGGGAGATTGCTCGTCTAGAGGAACAGGATAACACGAATAAAACAGTAAGCATGACGAGTAGGCCAATAGAAAATATTCGTGAAAAGGCTGAAGAATATTTGTGGAAGTCATTTTCTTCCAGAGATTGCCAACAAATATTCACTAGATATTTTTCAAAAGAAATATATTCCAAAGCAAAATTGTACGCAAACCAGTTTGATTACTACCCCATGCGGCATGTAAACGCAGTGCTGGCCATTACCAAAGCAATTTCTGATGTGACGGAAAGCCAGAGGCTGACCCAGGATTCCGTCTTTGGATACTTTGGTTCATTCGGACAGGAAGAAGATGCTAAGAGGGTTCGTGATGTTCTCTATAGAGGCGCTATGATTCGCTCTTTTGTCAAGAATCTCATGACTGCAAGGATTGATATCAAAAACATGAAGTCCTCGGGCAATGATCTAAAAATAGAGTGCTCGGATAGTAGCTGCAAGATATCTAATCCCCAGTGGTTCGGGAAGGATGGTAAGGGCTATCAGATTGAGAGTCTGGCACAGGAGATAAGGATAAAGGTAAATTGTGTTCATGATGGCGAACTTATCTTATTCTTGCGCGGTCTCGACATTCGTGATGATGAAAATGTCAAGATTCCTGTCTATATTGATTATCAGTATTTAGCGATAGACGATGAAGTGATCTTTGATGGTCTGGAAGAAATCTGGCACGACAAGCCCTATGAGTATAAGAGCGCTGTGAAAGACGGGGAAGAACATGTAATAACGGTAAAATGGGGGCCGCATGGCTATACCAATATGGAATTACTGCAGCTGATGGATAGAATCCTGGGGAATGCCTGAAAATAAAAGCTCCCGCCGGAGCAGGAGCTTTGAATCACCAGTTGACTTGGCTTCGGCCTTTTGCCTCGGCCTCACTCTGTACTTCCGCAATCTTAATCTGGTAAGTCATGTAGTTCACCATCTCCTTTTCACTGCGAGGTAGATGTGGCAATTTTCTTACTATTATTGTAGCAAATTGAATAATGAAGTCAATAGGAAATTAAATTACAAGACTTGACTACGAGAATAATGGAAAGGACTGATGAGGGTGGAAGCGGCTATGTTGAAATGGCTCGATCTGGCCCGTATAGACATCAAGAACCAGGGCGAGGGAAATGATGTGAAGATAGTAGTAGTGGAGGGGGAGAATTGCAATGTCACCAGGCCACAATGGTTTGCCAAAGGTGGAACTGGATATGTGGTGGAGACAAGTGATAAGCATATTGTGTTTGAGTTGGAGTGTCAGAGGGCCGGGAATCTGATAATCCGGCTACAGGGCATCGACAGACATGTCCTGGGGAGAGATAGGCTTCCTTTGTGGGTTGATTATACAAAATTAGTGATAAATGGTGAAGAGCTCATTAAAGAGGTGCAGCCTTTATGGCATGATAAATCCTATAGCTGTACACGTCAGGTGACTGATGGGGAGAAGATAGGGGTGAAGATTGAATGGAAGACTCACGTTTATAAGGAGGCAGAACTCTTGCAATTGCTTTCCTTATGGCTTGTTGATCCAGTAATGGTGCTCGCTGCGCATCCTCGGGAGGAAATAGGTATGGAGGCGGCATCATATACTCCGGATATTCTCTGGGCACAAATTTATCATGACACAATTATCAGCAGCAAGTGGCTGCTTGACAAGGCAATTTCTCCCGGTGGTAAGCGAGGATGGGCGGTAGGGTACAATTTTCTCTACGTCCTATACCGGGTGCTAGAAGAAATGAAGCCTCGTTGTATTCTCGAATTGGGCCTCGGGCAAAGCACAAAACTCACTAGTCAGTATGTCGGATATTATAATGCGGAACATGTGGTTGTGGAGCATGATGTGGAATGGGAAAAATTTTTTCGAAGAAGTTTTATTCTGTCACCAGCCACTCGTGTGGAGCGAAGAAATCTTATAGAACGAGAATATAACAAAGCAAGATACTATGCTTATGATGATTTCGCCAGTGTGATAAAATCTCTCACAGTGCCTTGTGGACTGATTTTGATAGATGGCCCCTTCGGCAATCGTAGTGAGCGTTCTCGTAGGGATATTATTCCTTTCCTTCCTAGTATCTTGGCAGAGGATTTTGTAATCATGGTGGATGATTGCGGGAGAGATGGCGAAGCAAATCTTTTGAAGGAAATCAAAGAGATACTGACAGATGGTAGTATAGATTATGAAGAAGGGCTGTATAAATCCAGCGGCAACTGTCATGTGGGGGTTATAGCTTGCAGGAAGTGGAGGTTTTTCACTTCTATGTGAATGCCAAAATCCTAATTAACGCAAGAATTGACATGATAAGCGATATCAGCAAGAAGGGTAAAGCATTGAGTAGAACAAGACTATCTAAGATGACATGTGATTTCTTTACTAGACTTGTGGAAGCGCGTATAGATATCAAAAATATGGGGGCAGATGGAAATAATTATAAGAGGATGTTTATTTAATGAAAAAACAGTAATGCTTGTGGCTAACTAACTTTGATAGGAGGCAAGAGAAAATGGAACAATCTCGAGAACAGAAAATTGCCCCCCCCCGGATACAAACGTATCCGGTGGGAAGCACCGACACAATATCGTCTTTTGGCAGGGAACACCGGCAGACAGTTACATGCGGGAGAATTTGGCACAGAATTGGCCAGAGTATCAAGTCAAGGGGGTAGTGGTGGAAGGTGATTCTTCCTTTGCCCTGGATGATGTGAAACTGTTGTATGAGTCGAATGAGATAGAAGGATGCCTAGTGGGGCTGCATGCTTTTGATCGTGTGAAAGGCTTACTGGACAAAGCCGGCATTCCTGTAGTCCACTTGTGGCATGGCTATAAAAATGTTTTGAACCCCAATCAGATCCCAGCGACCGATAGGTTCAAGATCAATGAGGATAAGTACGATGTTTTTATACTCAGAAATGTTTGCATCTTGCCCACAATGGATACCGACTTTCCGATGGTTTCAGCTTTTGATGAATTTGGCAGGATGATTTTTTTTACGCACACCAATATGCCGCCAACGTTTGACGCACCCCGATGGGATGTGGTCAGGCCGATGGCTTCGGCCAATCAGAATGTCGTCGAGATTGACAAGGCTTCCGTTTTGGCCGAAGTGCATACTACTTGGAACTATTGGCACAGTATGTTCCAAAATATGTGTCGGCTTTATGCTTTGGAGGAGACTGGTTTCGATGGCAAATACGTGCTATTCAAGAATAAGGACGTAGCACAGTTCATGGATATTCTTGGTGTGAGCAAAGATAGGATTGTATGGATTGAAGCTGACGACCAGCTAGGGAATGTAACCTATCGCATCAAAGAAATGCATCATGTTGGCATCACGTATCCTAACATTTCCGATAACAGTTCTAAAGTTCTGATTAGGATGGCTAGGTCTATAATAAATGAACATTTTACCAATCTCAACAGGGAAAAATTTCCTAAGAGAATCTATATACAAAGAATTCATACGCGAAGGTTGACGGGAGCAGATGAAATATTAGCTAAGTATGGATTTGAAACTATCATTCCGGAGGAGCACACGGTGCTACAGGAGATGGCGTATTTCTATATGGCGGATATCGTTGTCTGTCCGTTTGGAGCTGCATCAGCGAATTCGCTGTTTATGCGTCCAAAGACAATTTTTATTGAATGTTTCGGAAATAATTATCGCTATCCTTGCTGCTTATTCACATTGGATGCCGGTGGAGTGGATTATAGGATGTTGGTGGGGAATTGCCCGAAAAGTAATGCTACAGATGGATTATATGCGGACTATAGTTTGGCGCCCCAATTGTTGGAATTTACGCTTAAGAATGCTATTGCAACTATTGAATCAAGATCGCTACAAATACATGACAAGCAGACAAATGCATTGTCGGACTCGGCTGCGGTTACGGCGCAACTATTACAACTGAGTGCCAATGTGCAGGGATTGCGCTGGGGACAATTTTTTAGTAGTGCTGTTGCAGACAGCAAATGGCTCATAGATAAGTCGGTAACACTTAGGTCGGATGGCGTTGGGTATGACTTTTTTTACATTCTATATCGGGCAATGGAAGAATTGCGCCCCAATTGCATTTTGGAACTGGGGCTTGGTGAATCAACGAAGCTGACCTGCCAGTATGCTTATTGGGCTAAGGCACAGTTGGCAATTGTGGAACATGACCGGACTTGGGCGGAGTTCTTTTTGGGGAACTGGTCGCACGAGCATAGGGCGGGCAAAGTTCATTTGCTGCCGCATACTGGCCTTGCAGACAGTGGCGGGGAATCACAGAGAGCGGATAACAGCTTGAAAAATGTGGTGCAAGGCAAGAAATTTTCCTTGATTTTGATGCCCCGCTCTTCTGCCGATGACGGCAATCCTTACATTCGCGAACTGTTGCCTTATCTGCCCGACGTTCTGGACGAAGATTTCTTTATGCTTATTAACGGCAGGGAAAACGGGGATGAAATGAATGCAGTGCAGGAGGCGGAAGATGTCCTCCGGGAGCATCATATTGCTTATGTCAAACAACAGTATGCGGGAGACATGAATCGCACTACTTGCATCTTGGCTGCCGAGCGTTGGCATTGGCTGCTGGATACTGCTCTGGTTCCTAAGGGGGCAATGTATTGATGGATACAGTGAAAATTTGTTCGTGAATTTTTATTTTTTTTACTGAGGAGGGTGACAACATGGTCAAGGTTGATTTTTGTGAGGCAGAGATATGCAGGATGCCGGAGGAAATGAAGAGTATTGAATAGTTACGAAAATGTAACGGATATTTGACCAAAACAACATTGTAGTATTTAAGCAAAAAGCTCAAGGAGATTGAATAAAAAAGGGTGTGTAATAGTGATTACATTTGAGTTTTGTACTTCTGAAGTACACGAGTTCAATGAAGATATGCAGGACATTTTATCCTCTGTAAGTATTGGGCAATATCTGGATCGTCCACGGGGCATTTTCTATGTTTTTAGACAAGATGGTAAAGTCGTAGGCACGGCTACCGAAAGCCAGGTTAGATATGGTGCTTCATTGACAAAAAAATGGTTTACCTTAGACAAGGATTTATTTATTAATGCGCGAGAATACTATCGTACTCATGAAAAGGAGAGAAATCAAAGCTTCTTAGTATTGGATGAGCATGATAAAGCGGTTGGCAGTATTCATTGGTATGTTAATCGTCATACAAGTGCTAGAGAGCCAAACGGACTTAGATGTGCAGATTTATGGGAGTATAATTTTTTAGGACATGATGTAAATGAATATCTATTACAGCGTGCATCCTGTTTTATCTTTACAAGGCTGGAAGAATATACGCATGCTATTGCTATGTATATTCTCAAAAATCATCCTGAATGGGAGGTTTGTTTTTTTGATAGGGATGCTGAATTGAATATTTGGGGAAAATATGCAGATAGAATAACACATTTGAAGGATTGGAGACAATTATCAAGTAAAAAACGCTGCATGCTGGTGACTTCCGAGACCTATAATATAGATTCCGTATCCTTCCCCGAGTTAGCTACGTTAGTATATAACTCTCAGAGTGTTATGTTCAGCATGATATGGGGCACGCATGTGACACATCCGGGAAATCTACATCCTTATGATAAGGTATTAATTCTTGATAATGATTTCACGCATGGTGGCCTCGTAGATATGATTAAGATTACATGTAGTTGTGCTTGGCAGGCAGAACAACAGGGCTATATTCCTGTCGCTGATTTATCGGCTCCTAACTGTATTCAGTATTGGGAAGAAGGGTTGAATGTTTGGGAGGAACTGTTCTACCCCTTAAATGAGTTGTCTCTGGATGAAGCAAATAAATGTCAGAACGTGTATCGTGCGAGTTTGGAAGAATCTAAATGGGATGTGGGTACAGGGGCGGTTAGTCCTTATTGGCGCGAAGCAAATATGCATACATACTGCTACGCTAATTTTTACGATGAAAGAATGGAGTATTTCAATAGAAAAACCAGACTCAACAAAAAAACATGGGATTATGTGCTGAATCATGCACCAGATTTTCTGAAAGCGCGTCTTGAAAAGGAAGCACGGCTAGAGTTAGAGGGAATACCTGGTCCGATAAAGCCTGACAGGGATGACAAACGGATTTTAGGTGTTAGTATTCGAGGTACGGATTATTCACCTGAGGCTAATAAACTTGCGGGGAGAAGAGTGGCTAATGCGAGCATGTCTGCTATGGTTGCTTATACGCGAAGCTTATTTGCAACTGGTGAATATAGCTATATTTTCTTAGCTACTGAAGATCAAAAATGTCTTGATGAGTTCCGCAAAGAATTTGGTAACGAACTGATCTATTTGGAACGTATACGCGTGTATCATAATTACAATAAAGATGGCTATCAAACGACCATGAATATGTTTAAAGAAGCCTCAGACTCACCGATTGATACAGCACGAATTTATACAACTGATTTGAAATGCATGGCTGTCTGTGATGATTTCCTTTCTTCAATGCTATCAGGTTCTTATTATCAAGTTGTTCGCTGGAGCAAAGGGAGATTCGGTTTATGTCATATTGTAAGGGATGGTGATATTACTCCTTTATCTGATCGTGTTGTGAGAGTCGATATAAAAAATATTGGGCAAAATATCAATAAGGTTCATGTAATGAATTTAGGAAAAGAAGACACTCTAAAAGTCGAAAACCCTGGTTGGTTTAATAATAATGATGGCGTAGGGTCCGTTGTAAGTATTGTTCATGATTGTTGCAAAGAAATGAAACTACATCTTAAGTGCTATGGTAATGGAGCATTAAACTTGACATGTCGTGCTATAGATTTTCATTTGCATAGCATTAGAAGATTGAAATTATGGGTTAAATATACTTCCATCATTATTAATGGTAAGGAATTGCTTTCTGAACCAGTAAATGTATGGCATGACAAGCCGTTCGTCTATAAAATTGATGTTCAGGACGGCGATGAATTAGATGTGGAGATACACTGGCAGGCATATGACTATACATCCCAAGAGATGTCCTTTCTTCTACAACAGATGCTTTGATATAACCAAAAACACTTTCTTTTATTTAGTAAAATTTATAGGTGATAAGATAAGTTAAAACGATAATCACTATATTATCTTCCAAGTGCAATAAATTTTAAATGGGATAATATAGTATTTGCTTCGTGTGAATCTGAATGATTTTTAAGGAGGTTTTACACTTGAAGGTAGTTCTCTTAGCCGGCGGTTTCGGCACCCGTATCAGCGAGGAGTCCCAGAGCCGTCCCAAGCCCATGATTGAGATAGATGGCAAGCCAATTCTTTGGCACATTATGAAAACATATCTCCATTATGGTTACAACGAATTCATCATTTGTGCTGGCTATCGTCAGGAATACATCAAAAACTATTTTGCCCATTACTTCCTGCAGACCAGCGATATCACCTTTGACTTCCGTGGCAGTGAAAACCATCGTGATATCCACACGGATAAATCTGAGCCATGGGAAGTAACGGTGGTGGATACGGGGCTTAATACCATGACTGGCGGGCGAATCAAGCGCATTGCTTCATATGTGGGCAATGAACCATTTATGCTTACCTATGGTGATGGTGTCAGCGATGTGCCTATTGATAAACTGCTAGAATTCCATAAAAGCCACGGAAAAATTTGCACCATGACGGCTGTAAAGCCCGAGGGGCGTTTCGGTATCCTGGATCTGGAGGGTGACAAGATAAAATCCTTCCGGGAAAAGAGTCGGCAGGATGTGGGCTATATCAATGGTGGCTTCATGGTACTGCAGCCGGAAATCTTTGACTACATCGAGGGAGATGGCACGACTTTTGAGAGGGAACCCCTGGAGCGCATAGCCGATGAAGGACAGCTTATGGCCTACAGGCATAACGGCTTCTGGCAGTGCATGGACACCCTTAGGGACAAGCAGAAGCTGGAGAAAATGTGGGCAGAGGGCAAGGCTCCCTGGAAAGTGTGGGATAAATGATGGATTTGTCATTTTATCGCGGCAAACGGATCCTCGTCACCGGCCACACGGGCTTCAAGGGAAGCTGGCTCTGTCAGATTCTGAAGCAGGCTGGGGCGGAGGTGACAGGGTATGCCTTGGAGCCTGTAACGGAACCGAACCTTTTTCAAATTGCAGGCGTTGCAGAAGGTATGACCAGCGTCATAGGGGATGTGCG
This genomic interval from Selenomonas sp. AB3002 contains the following:
- the rfbF gene encoding glucose-1-phosphate cytidylyltransferase — its product is MKVVLLAGGFGTRISEESQSRPKPMIEIDGKPILWHIMKTYLHYGYNEFIICAGYRQEYIKNYFAHYFLQTSDITFDFRGSENHRDIHTDKSEPWEVTVVDTGLNTMTGGRIKRIASYVGNEPFMLTYGDGVSDVPIDKLLEFHKSHGKICTMTAVKPEGRFGILDLEGDKIKSFREKSRQDVGYINGGFMVLQPEIFDYIEGDGTTFEREPLERIADEGQLMAYRHNGFWQCMDTLRDKQKLEKMWAEGKAPWKVWDK
- a CDS encoding glycosyltransferase family 61 protein; translated protein: MRENLAQNWPEYQVKGVVVEGDSSFALDDVKLLYESNEIEGCLVGLHAFDRVKGLLDKAGIPVVHLWHGYKNVLNPNQIPATDRFKINEDKYDVFILRNVCILPTMDTDFPMVSAFDEFGRMIFFTHTNMPPTFDAPRWDVVRPMASANQNVVEIDKASVLAEVHTTWNYWHSMFQNMCRLYALEETGFDGKYVLFKNKDVAQFMDILGVSKDRIVWIEADDQLGNVTYRIKEMHHVGITYPNISDNSSKVLIRMARSIINEHFTNLNREKFPKRIYIQRIHTRRLTGADEILAKYGFETIIPEEHTVLQEMAYFYMADIVVCPFGAASANSLFMRPKTIFIECFGNNYRYPCCLFTLDAGGVDYRMLVGNCPKSNATDGLYADYSLAPQLLEFTLKNAIATIESRSLQIHDKQTNALSDSAAVTAQLLQLSANVQGLRWGQFFSSAVADSKWLIDKSVTLRSDGVGYDFFYILYRAMEELRPNCILELGLGESTKLTCQYAYWAKAQLAIVEHDRTWAEFFLGNWSHEHRAGKVHLLPHTGLADSGGESQRADNSLKNVVQGKKFSLILMPRSSADDGNPYIRELLPYLPDVLDEDFFMLINGRENGDEMNAVQEAEDVLREHHIAYVKQQYAGDMNRTTCILAAERWHWLLDTALVPKGAMY